The Paenibacillus sp. 481 DNA window ACGACGATGTTCAAGAACACGATACCGAATGAAGATTTGCTTATTCAGCCGTGTGACATTCTTGTTCCGGCTGCCATTGAGAATCAAATCACAGAAGATAATGCTGGTCAAATTCAAGCACAAATTATCGTCGAAGCTGCTAACGGTCCGACGACGATCGAAGCGACTCGCATCGTAACCGAGCGGGGAATTTTGCTCGTACCGGACGTGCTGGCAAGTGCCGGCGGAGTCATCGTATCTTATTTCGAATGGGTGCAGAACAATCAGGGCTACTACTGGAGCGAAGAAGAAGTTATGCAAAAATTGCAAACGCTGATGACTCGCGGATTCCATAAAGTTTTTGAATTGCATCAACTGAAACAAGTAGACATGCGTCTTGCTGCTTATATGGTGGGCGTACGTAAGATGGCAGAAGCTTCGCGTTACCGGGGGTGGGTATAAACGTGACAGACTATTCGGCCATGACGATGTCCTTGGCCAGCGCCGCAATGAGTGCTGCGCAGACAAGTGACTTCGCAACGCCGATTTTGCCTGTTTTAACTGCTGCAATAGCGCCAGGACTTGCTTTATTAACTTATTTCTACTTAAAAGATCGTTACGACTATGAACCGATTCATCTCGTGATTCGAGTGTTTATCGTCGGAATTCTTATTGTATTTCCCATTATGATCATTCAGCATGGTCTGGTCATGTGGTGGGGGAAGAACCCGTTTCTGTTCTCGTTTATCATTTCGGCAGGTGTGGAGGAGTTCATCAAATGGTTTGTCCTCTTTCATTTAATATACAATCATGTCGCGTTTGATGAGCATTACGACGGTATCTTGTATGCGGTGGCTGTGTCGCTTGGCTTCGCAACGATCGAAAACATTTTATATGCGTGGTTCCAATATACGTCCTTCTTTGAGTTGCTGATTCGGGCTTTGCTACCCGTATCCGGCCACGCCCTATTTGGGGTTATTATGGGTTATTATTTGGGCAAAGCCAAGTTCTCACAAGGTAACCTAACGAAGCGCTATATCGCGTTTTCGATCGTGATTCCGATATTTTGGCACGGGGTTTATGATATTTTGTTGCTCACCGTGACGAGATACTGGCTATGGTTTGTCATCCCACTCATGCTGTTTTTATGGTACTTCGGAATGTCTAAAGTAAGACGAGCAACAGCGGGTTCGCCTTTTCGCCTGATCAAACGGGAAGAAGAGGTTAAAATGTAATAATTTTGGCGAAACTGCATATGAATACTTTTGGCTTTGGAAGCAGAAGGAGCGTTCATATGCGAATTAAAGTAACCATTCGTTGCAAGCAGTGTGGAGAAAAGTTTGTTTTACGAGGCAAACGAGAAAAGGGCAGGATCGAAACGGGATTTAAACAGTGCCTGTGCGATAATAGCGAACATTTTCTTGTAGATGAGTTGCCGATATAAGAGCGTGACACGGAAACGATGCATAAAGCACCTCCTTTTCCAGCAAACTAAGAGCAGTTACATGCACAATTTGCTATGAAGGGAGACGTTTGTACCATGTATAAACGATTTAGTGCTGTGATGTTTCCGATCGTCACGCTCTTATTTATTGGGGCCATTGTGTGGGGGTATCAGGAGAATCAGGAGAAGAACTCCATCCTTATCAAAGCCGAAAACCAATATCAGCGAGCCTTCCACGACTTAACGTTTCATGTTGATAAGCTACATAGTGAGTTAGGTCAGACGCTGGCCGTAAACGCTAAGTCGCAAGGGATGCAGCGTAAAGGCTTAGTGAACGTGTGGAGACTGACAAGTGAAGCACAAAACGAAATTAACCAGTTGCCGCTTACGTTAATGCCTTTTAACAAGACAGAGGATTTTCTGTCTCGTATCTCCAATTTTGCATACCGTACATCAGTTAGAGATCTAACCAAACATCCGTTGTCTACTGATGAGATGAACACGTTAAAATCTTTGTACCAGAACTCAGATCAAATCTCAAAAGATTTACAGCAGGTTCGGGAAAAAGTTATTAGTCAAAATTTACGTTGGATGGACGTCGAAACGGCAATGGCTTCCGAGCAGAAGGCGCTGGACAATACGATTATCGACGGATTCAAGACGGTTGATAAAAAAGTAAGTGAATATCCCGAGATCAACTGGGGCCCGTCTGTTGCGAATATTTACACGAAGCGCTCCGTCAAAATGCTAAAAGGTAATCCGATGTCAGCGAATGAAGTTAAAGCGAAAGCGGAGCAGTTTTTGGGTCACAAAAATAACGAGCCCATTCAAGTGAAAGAAAATGGCAAGAAGACGGATTATGAGTCCTATACTGCCACTGCCAATTACAAAGATGGAAACGGTTCTCTGTCTATGGACTATACGAAGCAAGGTCAGCTCATGTCTTTCATCGATACACGTCAAATCGGGGCCAAGCGAGTTTCCGCGCAAGATGCGGAGCAGAAAGCGCTTCAATTTTTAAGACGTCACAACTACCCTGAGATGGATGCTGTGCGTTACAATGAGCGCAACAACGTGGGCAGTTTTACATTTGTACCTGTAAAGGATAACGTATATGTTTATCCTCAACAGGTTAGCGTACGTGTTGCCTTAGACAAAGGTGAAGTTACCGGCTTGCAAGCAACGGATTATGTTTATGAGGATAAAAATCGCAGCGTACCGAAGCCAAAGCTAACCAAAAGCCAGGCGCAGGCTGCGCTTAATACCGAATTGAATTTGTTGTTTGACCGCTTGTCTCTAATCAAAAACGATTCAGGTGAAGAAGTGCTTTGTTATGAATTTGGCGGCAAAGTAAACGGTTCAGCCTACCGTATTTATATCAATGCTGATAATGGTACGGAAGAGTCCATGGAGGAAATGAAGCTTATTTCGGGTTAAAGATGTACATTTTCATAGATGACAATGCTGTATCAGCTCCTATTCCCGACGAATATGGGCAATAGATGCAGCGTTGTCATCTTTTTCTTTTGAGGGAGCATTTGCCGTGCTATAATTAGTATGGAGGGTGAGTAAATGTTACCAAATGTAAGTGATACAATCATGATTCAATCGACGCGCTCGCAAAATGGCAATCCAGAATACAAAGCACGGGTTGCTGATATCGACGAAACGAGCCTATGGATTGAGATACCTATAAACGAAACAACGGGAAAGTATGGTTTCTTTATATCTGGAGAAGAATTGGACGTTTATTATACACAAATTGAGGGCGTGAAGTGGCATTTTAGCACGGCAGTTATCGGGGCGAAGCAAGATCAAGGAGTAAGATTAATGGGTTTGCGCAAACCGGAACCGCATTGGATGACAAAAATGCAGCGTCGCAGTTATTTGCGTGTACAGGCCAAGCTTGAAATGGCGTTACGAACAGAAGATGGAGTGAAGTTTCTCGCGTTTACAGAGGATGTGAGCGGGGGAGGCGTTTCGTTTATGATGGATATTAAACAAGAATTAACGGAACTACAAAAAATCCAATGTTGGCTAGTTGCCCCGTTTAAGAGTGGAGCTATTGAGCATATTTTTTTTGTTGGAGAGATCATAAGGTTGCAATCGGTAAATGAAGAACAGCAGCTTGTAATGATGAAATTTGATCGCATTGCAGATGTGGAGCAGCAACGTCTGATTCGATACTGTTTTGAGCGTCAGTTGGACTTGAGGAAATAAAGAGTGATTGCATAACATGTGTTAAATGAAACCAAACTAGCTCCGAGTACTAAACGGAGGTGTTGTCTGTGTTTCATTCGCTAAACATGCTTTCACAATTAAAGCGTTATAAGCGACAGTTCAAACGTCGGCTTACGATTGACACATGGGATAAAGTAGCGACCATCATTAGTCGCCTATGTATCGTATGTATTGTTTTACTCGCACTTATTCAGTTATTACTACTGTGGGCTCCTATTCGAACCATTATGAATGGTGTTGAGCAATTAGAGGGGACTTCTCAATGGCGCGTACATATGGAGATGAAATGATCAGGTGTCGTGCATTCGTACCGCATAATTGACGTTTGTCATTTTGCATCCGTAAATGTTGTGTGGTATAATTTTCACGTTGCAGGCAATGCCTGCTTTTTTCATGATGCTCTAATAGGGAAAGGAGTCAGACCCGTTGACATCACCTTCTAAAGTTATGACAACACGCATGAATATCGCAATCGACGGGCCTGCAGGGGCAGGAAAGAGTACGGTTGCTCGTCACGTTGCTCGTGAGTTAGGTTACGTCTATATCGACACGGGAGCCATGTATCGGGCGGTTTCATTACATATGATTCGCACTGGCATTCAGCCAGATCAAGTGGAAGAAGCTGTAGCTGAAATGCAGCGACTGCACTTGGAACTGTTGCCAGGTTCAGAACGTCAGACGGTTCTACTGAATAAAGAAGACGTTACAGAAACGATTCGCACACCAGAGATCAGCCAGTTCGCATCTCTGTTTGCTCAACTCGAACCTATTCGCATAAAGCTTGTACATATGCAGCGTCAAATGGCCGAACAGAAAGGCATCGTAATGGATGGTCGAGACATCGGTACACACGTTCTCCCAGATGCGGAATTCAAGTGGTTTTTAACAGCTTCTGTCGAAGAACGCGCGCGCAGACGCTATGTGGAATATATGGATAAGGAAAATGTAACCTTAGAGCAGCTTATGCACGATATCGAGCAGCGGGATCGTCAAGACGAAACTCGTGAAATATCCCCGCTTAGACTAGCGGATGACGCCATTTTGTTAGATACGTCTAGCATGTCCATTGACGAGGTCGTGAACGTTATCGTTCAACGTGCTATTTTAAGGAAAGATGGTGAGCAGTAAAATATATGCTATATACGTTCAGTTGTAAGCTGCTTCGTGTTATATACAAGCTACTGTTCCGATTCGAAGTGAAAGGGCTAGAGAATATACCGAAAGATAGCGGCGTACTACTCTGCTCCAATCACATCAGCAACTTAGACCCTCCTGCCATGGGCATTTGGATAGATAGGCAAATTCGCTTTATGGCCAAACAGGAACTGTTCGACATCCCGCTGCTAGGCCGTTTAATTAAAGCGCTAGGAGCCTTTCCTGTTAAACGTGGTGGCGTCAGCAAAGAATCGATACGTACTTCCTTTCAATTGCTGAAGGATGGGGGAGTCATGGCTATTTTCCCAGAGGGTACTCGTAACATGGATGGCGCAGTTGAAGCGAAGAAAGGTGCTGCCATGATTGCCTTACGCAGCGGTGCTGCGGTCGTGCCAGTCGCGATTTGCGGGCAATACAAACTTTTTCGTAAAATGAAAGTCGTATACGGGCCACCAGTTGACCTGTCTGATTTGGTCGAATTAAAAGGCGGCGAAGTATTAGAACAAGCTACAGAGCGTATTATGTCGCACATCAATGAGATGCTTCGTGCCGAAATGGCTCCGACAACCTCTCGTTAGTGTGATGCATGTTTTTATAATTTGGTAAGATACTACAGGTATTATTTTCACGTTATTTTGTGAACATGTTTTGATCCTTGCTCCTATCTGGGGCATGTTTCAATAAATGGGTTGCAATTGAGGAGGTAATTTACATGTCCGAAGAAACAAAGGTATCAGCTGAAACGACAAATCAAGATGCTTTGAACAACATCGTGGCGCTGAAAAAAGGTGACACAGTCAAAGGAACAATCGTCAAAATTGAGGACAATCAAGCATTTGTAAGTATTGGCTATAAATACGACGGCGTTATTCCTGTTCGTGAATTATCCGCTGTATCTGTAGATAAAGCTTCTGATGCTGTACAAATCGGTCAAGAAGTAGAAAGCAAAGTCGTGAGCATTGACGACGAAAAGGAGCGACTTGTATTGTCTAAGCGTCAAGTTGATAGCGAGCAAGCTTGGGATGTATTGCAACAGCGCTTCGAATCACAAGAAGTGTTCGAAGTAACCGTTTCTGACGTTGTAAAAGGCGGTATTGTAGCGGACGTTGGCGTTCGCGCGTTTATTCCTGCTTCCATGGTAGAGCGTCACTTTGTAGAAGATTTCAGTGATTACAAAGGAAAGACACTACGTGTTAAAGTTAAAGAAATCGACCGTGAAAACAATAAGCTGATCCTGTCTCAAAAAGAAGTGCTTGATGCGGAATTTGAGTCTAATAAAAAGCAAATCTTGTCCAACTTGCAAGAAGGTCAAGAGTTGGAAGGTACCGTACAACGCTTGACACAATTTGGTGCATTTGTTGATGTAGGTGGCGTGGATGGATTGGTTCACGTATCTGAAATCGCATGGCAGCATGTTGATAAGCCGGCTGACGTTGTTCAAGAAGGCCAACAGGTGAAAGTAAAAGTGCTTAAAGTTGATCCTGCAAACGGTAAAATCAGCTTGAGCATGAAGGCTACTCAACCAGGTCCTTGGGAGCAATCCTCTGGCAACATCAAGACTGGTGAAATCATTAGTGGCGTAGTTAGACGCCTTGTTGATTTCGGTGCATTCGTTGAGGTTGCACCAGGCGTAGAAGGTTTGGTTCATATTTCTCAAATTTCACATCGTCATATTGCAACACCGTATGAAGTATTGAAACAAGGCCAAACGGTTCAAGTAAAAGTGTTGGATTTCAATCCTGCTGAAAAGCGTGTTAGCTTGAGCATCAAAGAAACAGAAGAAGCTCCAGCACAAGCGCCAAAACAGGAGAAGAAAGTGTTCAAGGAAGATTTGAACAATAACCCTAACGTATCCTTGAGCAACCAAGGCATGAGCGTTACATTGGGTGAGCGTTTCGGCGACATGCTCGGCAAACTGAAATAAAACATTACGTTCGGCGGACTCGATGAGTCCGCCGATTATTTTTGCTGTCCCGTTCAAATAATAAGCAGAGCTTGCGATTGTGATGAACGGGAGGGGATCGGCATTGACACCAGGCGTGCTTTCTTATGTATGTTGGTTGTGTGTGACCATATTGCTGTGTAGCGGCTGGAAAAACGTTTTGTTGCAGCAGATAGGTTGGAAATGGATTATCACCATTATGGGCGCATGGATCGTGTTGAATCCAATTACCATATCTATTCTACCAGCCCTCTTCGTCAATCTGGCTTGGTTTACATGTTGCTTCCTTTCGCTCTCCATCTTAGTTATATCCCGAAATACGTGGTCTATATTTACAAACATTGGACATATTGTGTTTATAAGCACAGTCGTATTATGGACACAACTTGTACAAGGAATACAAATGAATAACCAAATGGGAAGTTCAATCTGGGTAGTTCCTCTCATGTGTGGGATGGTAATGTTATCCGTTTCACGTCCTGTTTCTGTGCAGTGGGCAATTGTGACAAGCGGATTAGCATTAGGGGAGCTGCTTGTACAGCTTCGCTTGCATACCGTTCTGCAACTGGGCAGTCCGGCCATCCAAGACAGCTGGTGGATGGCATTAATAGCGGTTAGATTAGGTTCTGTCTTTGTCAAATGGATCGAGACAATTCGCTATACAGAAAGTAAACGAACATGAAATGAAACATCTAATTTCAGTTTCGTTAGCCAAGTAACGTTTTTTTTGATATGATGTTGTACGTGTATATGTGTACAAGTGTGTACTTAATGAAGGAGTGAACTGCATGGCAAAACCCGTTGTTGCCATTGTCGGGCGGCCGAACGTCGGCAAGTCCACTATTTTTAATCGCATCATTGGCGACCGATTGGCAATCGTGGAGGATAAGCCTGGCGTGACACGCGACCGTATTTACGGTACGAGTGAATGGAACGGGAAGCCGTTCAGCATAATTGACACTGGCGGTATCGAAATTGATGGCGAAGATGAAATTCTTCGTTCTATTCGAGCGCAGGCGGAACTGGCAATTGAGGAAGCAGACGTAATCGTATTTATGTGCGATGGCAAGTCTGGCGTTACTCAATCCGATGAAGAAGTTGGACAGATGTTGTTCCGTTCTGGCAAGCCAATCATTGTTGCTGTTAACAAAGTAGACAATCTCAGCCGTATGGATGATATTTATGAGTTCTACAATCTAGGCTTCGGTGAACCAATTCCGATCTCGGGATCGCATGGTACAGGCATTGGCGATCTATTGGATGTAATTATTAACAATGTACCAGAACTAGCTGAGGATGAATATGAGGATGATGTCATTAAAGTTGCCCTAATTGGACGACCAAATGTAGGTAAATCATCACTTGTAAATGCCATTTTAGGCGAAGAACGTGTCATTGTTAGCGATGTCGCTGGTACGACACGCGATGCGATCGATACTCCGTTTGAAAAAGACGGTCAAAAATTCGTTATCATTGACACAGCAGGTATGCGTAAACGTGGCAAAGTATACGAAACGACAGAGAAGTATAGCGTCATGCGTTCGATGAAGGCAATTGAGCGTGCTGATGTTGTACTCGTCATTATTAACGGTGAAGAAGGCATCATTGAACAAGACAAACATATTGCTGGCTACGCGCATGAAGCGGGTAAGGCTGCGCTGTTCGTCGTTAACAAATGGGATGCCATTGAAAAAGACGATAAAACGATGCAACAATTTGAGCAAAAAATTCGCGATCATTTTTTGTTCATGTCATATGCACCGATTGTATTTTTGTCGGCAAAAACGAAGCAACGCTTACATAAGCTGTTGCCAGTCACTCAGCATGTCGCTGAACAACATTCGAAACGAATTCCGACGCATGTGCTGAATGATGTCATCTCCGATGCAGTAGCATACAATCCACCGCCTACCGACAAGGGCAAGCGGTTGCGTATTAACTATGCTACACAGGTTGCAGTTAAGCCGCCTACGATCGTTATTTTCGTTAACGAGCCGGAACTTATGCACTTCTCTTATGAACGTTATCTAGAGAACCGCATTCGGGCAGCTTTCGACTTCGAGGGAACGCCAATGCGGTTGTTCACTCGTCGTAAATCTGACGACAAATAGGAGTTGACACATCGATGCTATCTCTTTTCGCAATCGTGATCAGTTATCTCATCGGCTCGGTTAGCTTTAGTATGCTTGTTGCCAGAAATATGTACAGCATGGATATTCGTCAGCATGGCAGCGGCAACGCCGGAGCGACAAATACGCTACGTGTATTAGGAAAAGGACCAGGTTTAGCAGTGTTACTGCTGGATGCTTGTAAAGGTATTGCTGCCATTTTAATTGGCTGGCTGTTGTCTGACGAGACTTGGGTTCATGTTGCATGTGGCGTAGCCGTTATCGTGGGTCATAACTGGCCTGTATTTTTCCGGTTTAAAGGTGGAAAAGGAATCGCAACGACGATAGGTGTATTAGCGTTGTTAGCTTTCTACCCTGCACTGATTGCTGGTATATTTGGAATAGCTGTAATCGCATGGACTCGTTATGTTTCTTTAGGCTCACTGGTATTTACTACTGGTACATCGCTGTTTATTTTATTGTTCCGCTACGATTCAGCCATTTTGGTTGGCAGCCTACTTATTTGTGCATTAGCAATTTACCGTCATCGAGGCAACATTCAGAAGCTTATTAAAGGGACGGAAAATCGCTTAGGTTCAAAAGAGGGAGGGGCAGGGCGTGTTCGGTAAAGTTGCAGTATTCGTTGCAGGGAGTTGGGGTACAGCGCTTAGTCAAGTGCTGGCACATAACGGGCACGAGGTGTACCTGTGGACTCGCAATGCAGAGCAAGCCAATGAAATTAACGAGCATCATACGAACGAAAAGTATTTGCCTGAGATGCACTTACATCCTGCTATCGTTGCAACGACTTCGATCGAAGTAGCGATGAAGGACGCTTCTGCTTGCGTAATTGTGGCCCCTTCTGGGGGGATGCGTAGCGTTACAAGTCAAATGAAGCCGTTCTGGAAGGATAACATGATCGTTGTCCATGCGACGAAAGGCTTTGAGACGGAAACGTTGAAACGTATGTCCGAAGTCATTGAGGATGAGCTGCAATGTGGAGCAGACCGCATTGCTGTGCTGTCCGGACCAAGTCATGCGGAAGAAGTTGTGCGTCAATGTCCAACTACGGTTGTTATTGCGTCAACTTCATTAGATGCAGCGGAGCGGGCGCAAGATTTGTTTATGAACGAGTCGTATTTTCGTGTGTACACGAATCAAGATATTGTTGGCGTAGAGCTGGCTGGAGCGTTAAAGAACATTATTGCGCTCGGGGCAGGGCTATCTGACGGATTAAGCTTCGGCGATAATGCTAAGGCAGCCCTTATAACCCGTGGATTAGCCGAAATCGCGAGATTAGGTGTGGACATGGGAGCAAATCCGCTTACATTTGCGGGTTTGGCCGGAGTAGGCGATCTAGTCGTTACTTGTACAAGCCAGCATAGCCGTAACTGGCGGGCAGGATCGATGATCGGGCAAGGGGTTCCTGTAAACGAGGTACTAAGCCGTATGGGGATGGTTGTTGAAGGCATTCGGACCACCAAGGCAGCGTATGAGCTTGCGGAACGTCGTCAAATTCAAATGCCAATTGTAGAGCAATTGCATCGTGTATTGTTCGAAAACGGAGATGCAAAGACTGCTGTTGAACATTTGATGGGGCGCGTCAGAAAGAAC harbors:
- the prsW gene encoding glutamic-type intramembrane protease PrsW; this encodes MSAAQTSDFATPILPVLTAAIAPGLALLTYFYLKDRYDYEPIHLVIRVFIVGILIVFPIMIIQHGLVMWWGKNPFLFSFIISAGVEEFIKWFVLFHLIYNHVAFDEHYDGILYAVAVSLGFATIENILYAWFQYTSFFELLIRALLPVSGHALFGVIMGYYLGKAKFSQGNLTKRYIAFSIVIPIFWHGVYDILLLTVTRYWLWFVIPLMLFLWYFGMSKVRRATAGSPFRLIKREEEVKM
- the ypeB gene encoding germination protein YpeB — protein: MYKRFSAVMFPIVTLLFIGAIVWGYQENQEKNSILIKAENQYQRAFHDLTFHVDKLHSELGQTLAVNAKSQGMQRKGLVNVWRLTSEAQNEINQLPLTLMPFNKTEDFLSRISNFAYRTSVRDLTKHPLSTDEMNTLKSLYQNSDQISKDLQQVREKVISQNLRWMDVETAMASEQKALDNTIIDGFKTVDKKVSEYPEINWGPSVANIYTKRSVKMLKGNPMSANEVKAKAEQFLGHKNNEPIQVKENGKKTDYESYTATANYKDGNGSLSMDYTKQGQLMSFIDTRQIGAKRVSAQDAEQKALQFLRRHNYPEMDAVRYNERNNVGSFTFVPVKDNVYVYPQQVSVRVALDKGEVTGLQATDYVYEDKNRSVPKPKLTKSQAQAALNTELNLLFDRLSLIKNDSGEEVLCYEFGGKVNGSAYRIYINADNGTEESMEEMKLISG
- a CDS encoding flagellar brake protein, translating into MLPNVSDTIMIQSTRSQNGNPEYKARVADIDETSLWIEIPINETTGKYGFFISGEELDVYYTQIEGVKWHFSTAVIGAKQDQGVRLMGLRKPEPHWMTKMQRRSYLRVQAKLEMALRTEDGVKFLAFTEDVSGGGVSFMMDIKQELTELQKIQCWLVAPFKSGAIEHIFFVGEIIRLQSVNEEQQLVMMKFDRIADVEQQRLIRYCFERQLDLRK
- the cmk gene encoding (d)CMP kinase, yielding MTSPSKVMTTRMNIAIDGPAGAGKSTVARHVARELGYVYIDTGAMYRAVSLHMIRTGIQPDQVEEAVAEMQRLHLELLPGSERQTVLLNKEDVTETIRTPEISQFASLFAQLEPIRIKLVHMQRQMAEQKGIVMDGRDIGTHVLPDAEFKWFLTASVEERARRRYVEYMDKENVTLEQLMHDIEQRDRQDETREISPLRLADDAILLDTSSMSIDEVVNVIVQRAILRKDGEQ
- a CDS encoding lysophospholipid acyltransferase family protein; amino-acid sequence: MLYTFSCKLLRVIYKLLFRFEVKGLENIPKDSGVLLCSNHISNLDPPAMGIWIDRQIRFMAKQELFDIPLLGRLIKALGAFPVKRGGVSKESIRTSFQLLKDGGVMAIFPEGTRNMDGAVEAKKGAAMIALRSGAAVVPVAICGQYKLFRKMKVVYGPPVDLSDLVELKGGEVLEQATERIMSHINEMLRAEMAPTTSR
- the rpsA gene encoding 30S ribosomal protein S1; protein product: MSEETKVSAETTNQDALNNIVALKKGDTVKGTIVKIEDNQAFVSIGYKYDGVIPVRELSAVSVDKASDAVQIGQEVESKVVSIDDEKERLVLSKRQVDSEQAWDVLQQRFESQEVFEVTVSDVVKGGIVADVGVRAFIPASMVERHFVEDFSDYKGKTLRVKVKEIDRENNKLILSQKEVLDAEFESNKKQILSNLQEGQELEGTVQRLTQFGAFVDVGGVDGLVHVSEIAWQHVDKPADVVQEGQQVKVKVLKVDPANGKISLSMKATQPGPWEQSSGNIKTGEIISGVVRRLVDFGAFVEVAPGVEGLVHISQISHRHIATPYEVLKQGQTVQVKVLDFNPAEKRVSLSIKETEEAPAQAPKQEKKVFKEDLNNNPNVSLSNQGMSVTLGERFGDMLGKLK
- the der gene encoding ribosome biogenesis GTPase Der gives rise to the protein MAKPVVAIVGRPNVGKSTIFNRIIGDRLAIVEDKPGVTRDRIYGTSEWNGKPFSIIDTGGIEIDGEDEILRSIRAQAELAIEEADVIVFMCDGKSGVTQSDEEVGQMLFRSGKPIIVAVNKVDNLSRMDDIYEFYNLGFGEPIPISGSHGTGIGDLLDVIINNVPELAEDEYEDDVIKVALIGRPNVGKSSLVNAILGEERVIVSDVAGTTRDAIDTPFEKDGQKFVIIDTAGMRKRGKVYETTEKYSVMRSMKAIERADVVLVIINGEEGIIEQDKHIAGYAHEAGKAALFVVNKWDAIEKDDKTMQQFEQKIRDHFLFMSYAPIVFLSAKTKQRLHKLLPVTQHVAEQHSKRIPTHVLNDVISDAVAYNPPPTDKGKRLRINYATQVAVKPPTIVIFVNEPELMHFSYERYLENRIRAAFDFEGTPMRLFTRRKSDDK
- the plsY gene encoding glycerol-3-phosphate 1-O-acyltransferase PlsY, which produces MLSLFAIVISYLIGSVSFSMLVARNMYSMDIRQHGSGNAGATNTLRVLGKGPGLAVLLLDACKGIAAILIGWLLSDETWVHVACGVAVIVGHNWPVFFRFKGGKGIATTIGVLALLAFYPALIAGIFGIAVIAWTRYVSLGSLVFTTGTSLFILLFRYDSAILVGSLLICALAIYRHRGNIQKLIKGTENRLGSKEGGAGRVR
- a CDS encoding NAD(P)H-dependent glycerol-3-phosphate dehydrogenase, with translation MFGKVAVFVAGSWGTALSQVLAHNGHEVYLWTRNAEQANEINEHHTNEKYLPEMHLHPAIVATTSIEVAMKDASACVIVAPSGGMRSVTSQMKPFWKDNMIVVHATKGFETETLKRMSEVIEDELQCGADRIAVLSGPSHAEEVVRQCPTTVVIASTSLDAAERAQDLFMNESYFRVYTNQDIVGVELAGALKNIIALGAGLSDGLSFGDNAKAALITRGLAEIARLGVDMGANPLTFAGLAGVGDLVVTCTSQHSRNWRAGSMIGQGVPVNEVLSRMGMVVEGIRTTKAAYELAERRQIQMPIVEQLHRVLFENGDAKTAVEHLMGRVRKNELEEVQKMSMDLIDK